In Plodia interpunctella isolate USDA-ARS_2022_Savannah chromosome 19, ilPloInte3.2, whole genome shotgun sequence, a genomic segment contains:
- the Kcmf1 gene encoding E3 ubiquitin-protein ligase Kcmf1 isoform X2, producing MNRHEGVSCDSCLKNNFRGRRYKCLICIDYDLCAACYESGATTNQHTTEHPMQCILSRSDFDLYYGGEALALEQPQAYTCPYCNRMGFTDTALMEHVTAEHADTTLAVVCPVCASMPGGEPNFVTDDFAGHLTLEHRTGPRDLISFLDEPSGIRHGGVRRMPHSGRGVSRPRRTNMQFSTSGGIASLSPSSRDAVVDPIAELLSQLSGVRRGPGQPGTPSQLQQLQMQLQLERQQATAARQQLERLPRRGCASSSGSAAGAAPAQQPPPVAAPAPDQPSAFLLQGFLGVTNSRAAEEASSRAALLRGLMLASLGRAPPPPPAQPAPPPAPPPPAHRAPPALPRAKPQPRTKEAAARALAPARLPERS from the exons ATGAATCGCCATGAAG GAGTCAGCTGTGATTcttgtttgaaaaataactttagaGGACGAAGATACAAGTGTTTAATTTGCATCGACTACGATTTATGCGCTGCATGCTACGAATCTGGCGCTACCACTAATCAACATACAACAGAGCATCCAATGCAATGTATTCTCTCAAGGAGTGACTTTG ATTTATACTATGGAGGTGAGGCACTGGCCTTGGAACAGCCTCAAGCATATACTTGCCCGTACTGCAACCGCATGGGGTTTACAGACACAGCTCTCATGGAACATGTCACTGCCGAGCATGCCGACACCACCCTGGCT gtGGTCTGCCCTGTATGCGCCTCAATGCCTGGAGGGGAACCAAATTTTGTGACTGATGACTTTGCTGGACATCTCACCCTGGAACACCGGACTGGACCCAGAGATTTAATATCATTTCT CGATGAGCCGAGCGGCATCCGGCACGGCGGCGTGCGCCGCATGCCGCACTCCGGCCGCGGCGTCAGTCGCCCAAGACGCACCAATATGCAGTTCAG CACGAGCGGCGGCATAGCCTCGCTGTCGCCGTCGTCGCGCGACGCGGTGGTGGACCCGATCGCGGAGTTGCTGTCGCAGCTGTCGGGTGTGCGGCGCGGGCCTGGCCAGCCCGGCACGCCCAGCCAGCTGCAGCAGCTGCAGATGCAGCTGCAGCTGGAGCGACAGCAGGCCACG GCGGCGCGGCAGCAGCTGGAGCGACTGCCGCGGCGCGGCTGCGCGTCGTCGTCGGGGagcgcggcgggcgcggcgccggcgcagcAGCCGCCGCCCGtcgccgcgcccgcgcccgacCAGCCCTCCGCCTTCCTGCTGCAGGGCTTCCTAG GAGTAACAAACAGCCGCGCGGCGGAGGAAGCCTCGTCGCGCGCGGCGCTGCTGCGCGGGCTGATGCTGGCGTCGCTGGGACGAGCGCCGCCGCCCCCTCCCGCGCagcccgcgccgccgcccgcgcctCCGCCCCCCGCGCACCGCGCACCGCCCGCCTTGCCCCGCGCTAAGCCGCAGCCGAGGACCAAA gaggcggcggcgcgcgcgctggCGCCGGCGCGGCTGCCCGAGCGCAGCTAG
- the Kcmf1 gene encoding E3 ubiquitin-protein ligase Kcmf1 isoform X1, which translates to MNRHEGVSCDSCLKNNFRGRRYKCLICIDYDLCAACYESGATTNQHTTEHPMQCILSRSDFDLYYGGEALALEQPQAYTCPYCNRMGFTDTALMEHVTAEHADTTLAVVCPVCASMPGGEPNFVTDDFAGHLTLEHRTGPRDLISFLDEPSGIRHGGVRRMPHSGRGVSRPRRTNMQFSTSGGIASLSPSSRDAVVDPIAELLSQLSGVRRGPGQPGTPSQLQQLQMQLQLERQQATAARQQLERLPRRGCASSSGSAAGAAPAQQPPPVAAPAPDQPSAFLLQGFLGVTNSRAAEEASSRAALLRGLMLASLGRAPPPPPAQPAPPPAPPPPAHRAPPALPRAKPQPRTKGADESVFADKEDVCSPVTRK; encoded by the exons ATGAATCGCCATGAAG GAGTCAGCTGTGATTcttgtttgaaaaataactttagaGGACGAAGATACAAGTGTTTAATTTGCATCGACTACGATTTATGCGCTGCATGCTACGAATCTGGCGCTACCACTAATCAACATACAACAGAGCATCCAATGCAATGTATTCTCTCAAGGAGTGACTTTG ATTTATACTATGGAGGTGAGGCACTGGCCTTGGAACAGCCTCAAGCATATACTTGCCCGTACTGCAACCGCATGGGGTTTACAGACACAGCTCTCATGGAACATGTCACTGCCGAGCATGCCGACACCACCCTGGCT gtGGTCTGCCCTGTATGCGCCTCAATGCCTGGAGGGGAACCAAATTTTGTGACTGATGACTTTGCTGGACATCTCACCCTGGAACACCGGACTGGACCCAGAGATTTAATATCATTTCT CGATGAGCCGAGCGGCATCCGGCACGGCGGCGTGCGCCGCATGCCGCACTCCGGCCGCGGCGTCAGTCGCCCAAGACGCACCAATATGCAGTTCAG CACGAGCGGCGGCATAGCCTCGCTGTCGCCGTCGTCGCGCGACGCGGTGGTGGACCCGATCGCGGAGTTGCTGTCGCAGCTGTCGGGTGTGCGGCGCGGGCCTGGCCAGCCCGGCACGCCCAGCCAGCTGCAGCAGCTGCAGATGCAGCTGCAGCTGGAGCGACAGCAGGCCACG GCGGCGCGGCAGCAGCTGGAGCGACTGCCGCGGCGCGGCTGCGCGTCGTCGTCGGGGagcgcggcgggcgcggcgccggcgcagcAGCCGCCGCCCGtcgccgcgcccgcgcccgacCAGCCCTCCGCCTTCCTGCTGCAGGGCTTCCTAG GAGTAACAAACAGCCGCGCGGCGGAGGAAGCCTCGTCGCGCGCGGCGCTGCTGCGCGGGCTGATGCTGGCGTCGCTGGGACGAGCGCCGCCGCCCCCTCCCGCGCagcccgcgccgccgcccgcgcctCCGCCCCCCGCGCACCGCGCACCGCCCGCCTTGCCCCGCGCTAAGCCGCAGCCGAGGACCAAA GGAGCCGACGAGTCCGTGTTCGCCGACAAGGAAGACGTTTGTTCGCCAGTAACCAGGAAATGA
- the Ccp84Ad gene encoding cuticle protein 21 produces the protein MAFKFVVLACLIAAASAGVVPAAPVAYAAAPAYQAAPAYAAAPAYQTAPVAYAAAPTYHAAPVAYAAPVAKVVAPVTKVAVEEYDPHPQYSFAYDVQDGLTGDSKSQHETRDGDVVQGSYSVVDPDGTKRTVEYTADPHNGFNAVVHREALGVKVAAPVVAKVAAPVAYAAHAPVSYASAPVVAKYAAPAAYAATPVLHAAPVAKIAAPLAYSAPVYHH, from the exons ATGGCATTCAAG tttgtAGTCCTCGCTTGCCTGATAGCAGCCGCTAGCGCTGGTGTCGTCCCAGCCGCACCCGTGGCATACGCCGCCGCCCCGGCTTATCAGGCCGCCCCAGCGTACGCCGCCGCCCCAGCCTACCAAACTGCTCCTGTAGCATACGCTGCCGCCCCAACCTACCACGCCGCCCCCGTCGCCTACGCAGCTCCAGTCGCCAAGGTCGTAGCTCCCGTCACCAAAGTCGCCGTTGAAGAATACGACCCTCATCCCCAATACAGCTTCGCTTACGACGTACAAGACGGTCTTACCGGTGACTCCAAGAGCCAGCACGAGACACGCGACGGAGACGTCGTCCAGGGCTCCTACTCGGTCGTCGACCCTGACGGCACCAAGCGCACTGTGGAGTACACCGCTGACCCACACAACGGTTTTAACGCCGTGGTGCACCGTGAAGCTCTCGGCGTGAAGGTTGCCGCCCCTGTGGTCGCCAAGGTCGCCGCTCCCGTGGCTTATGCTGCGCACGCCCCGGTCTCATACGCTTCCGCCCCTGTGGTAGCCAAGTACGCCGCCCCCGCCGCGTACGCCGCCACCCCCGTGCTGCACGCCGCCCCTGTCGCTAAGATTGCCGCTCCCCTTGCCTACTCCGCCCCAGTGTACCACCACTAA
- the Hat1 gene encoding histone acetyltransferase type B catalytic subunit isoform X2 encodes MAIHIVSIEPSKSEGMKADDVEGALKKVLAPGFVTNLDHFISLVDKDKSFIPHGRLVHAFTVTPDDGSDRRMFEVYFSEISTPGFLTFHERLQTFLLWYVDAASFIDVDDDQWNFFTVFEKYDSCEGGHRYAVAAYATVYRYYAYPRNLRPRISQVLTLPPFRKLGICAHLIKAIYTHFTVLPEVVDITVEDPSADFQRIRDYVDAKNCETLPAFQPAKLYQGFSQEMANQACSKFKINKKQARRIYEILRLKNTNTSDKTTYLNYRLDVKNRLNAPFQKKKLEMKKLQKVLAPEEFAATVTSSGVSETQGRLCALYAALEHEYRRVIHRMEHD; translated from the exons atggCTATTCACATTGTATCT ATTGAGCCCAGTAAATCTGAAGGGATGAAAGCAGACGACGTAGAAGGTGCTTTGAAAAAGGTCCTTGCTCCTGGTTTTGTCACCAATTTGGATCATTTTATCTCTCTGGTAGACAAAGACAAGTCGTTCATCCCACACGGTCGTCTCGTTCATGCATTCACAGTAACTCCTGATGATGGCAGTGACCGGCGCATGTTTGAAGTTTACTTCAGTGAGATATCGACACCTGGTTTCTTGACATTTCATGAGCGCCTGCAAACTTTCCTACTGTGGTATGTTGACGCCGCATCTTTTATTGATGTTGATGACGATCAGTGGAATTTCTTTACAGT ATTTGAGAAATATGACTCATGTGAAGGAGGCCACCGGTATGCAGTAGCTGCCTATGCCACAGTGTACCGCTACTATGCATACCCACGCAACTTGAGGCCTCGGATCTCACAAGTGCTCACTTTGCCACCATTCCGAAAACTTGGTATTTGCGCACATCTCATAAAA gcGATATATACCCACTTTACAGTATTACCAGAAGTTGTTGATATAACAGTGGAAGACCCATCTGCAGACTTTCAGAGAATAAGAGACTATGTGGATGCCAAAAATTGTGAAACCTTGCCAGCCTTCCAACCTGCCAAGCTATATCAGGG GTTCTCACAAGAGATGGCAAACCAAGCATGTAGCAAGTTCAAGATCAACAAGAAGCAGGCGCGTCGTATTTACGAGATACTGCGgctaaaaaatactaacacTTCTGATAAAACTACATATTTGAACTACAGGCTAGATGTTAAGAACAGGCTAAATGCACCTTTCCAG AAAAAGAAGTTGGAAATGAAGAAGCTCCAGAAAGTTCTAGCGCCTGAAGAGTTTGCGGCGACAGTAACATCTAGCGGCGTCAGTGAGACTCAAGGCCGGCTGTGTGCGCTGTATGCGGCGCTGGAGCACGAGTACCGCCGCGTCATACACCGCATGGAACACGACTAG
- the Hat1 gene encoding histone acetyltransferase type B catalytic subunit isoform X1: protein MTDALCHLVVDGNEVLEFKLVRSVQDIENDDTSFGPEMCHQVFGENENIFGYTDLHIRLYYSAGSLQTYLGIEYTDKIEPSKSEGMKADDVEGALKKVLAPGFVTNLDHFISLVDKDKSFIPHGRLVHAFTVTPDDGSDRRMFEVYFSEISTPGFLTFHERLQTFLLWYVDAASFIDVDDDQWNFFTVFEKYDSCEGGHRYAVAAYATVYRYYAYPRNLRPRISQVLTLPPFRKLGICAHLIKAIYTHFTVLPEVVDITVEDPSADFQRIRDYVDAKNCETLPAFQPAKLYQGFSQEMANQACSKFKINKKQARRIYEILRLKNTNTSDKTTYLNYRLDVKNRLNAPFQKKKLEMKKLQKVLAPEEFAATVTSSGVSETQGRLCALYAALEHEYRRVIHRMEHD, encoded by the exons atgACTGACGCGTTGTGCCATTTAGTTGTAGATGGAAATGAGgttttagaatttaaattgG TGAGGAGTGTCCAAGACATAGAAAATGATGACACAAGTTTTGGTCCTGAAATGTGTCATCAGGTATTTGGTGAAAATGAGAACATTTTTGGGTACACAGACCTGCACATAAGACTATACTACAGTGCAGGCAGCCTACAAACATATCTTGGAATAGAATACACAGATAAG ATTGAGCCCAGTAAATCTGAAGGGATGAAAGCAGACGACGTAGAAGGTGCTTTGAAAAAGGTCCTTGCTCCTGGTTTTGTCACCAATTTGGATCATTTTATCTCTCTGGTAGACAAAGACAAGTCGTTCATCCCACACGGTCGTCTCGTTCATGCATTCACAGTAACTCCTGATGATGGCAGTGACCGGCGCATGTTTGAAGTTTACTTCAGTGAGATATCGACACCTGGTTTCTTGACATTTCATGAGCGCCTGCAAACTTTCCTACTGTGGTATGTTGACGCCGCATCTTTTATTGATGTTGATGACGATCAGTGGAATTTCTTTACAGT ATTTGAGAAATATGACTCATGTGAAGGAGGCCACCGGTATGCAGTAGCTGCCTATGCCACAGTGTACCGCTACTATGCATACCCACGCAACTTGAGGCCTCGGATCTCACAAGTGCTCACTTTGCCACCATTCCGAAAACTTGGTATTTGCGCACATCTCATAAAA gcGATATATACCCACTTTACAGTATTACCAGAAGTTGTTGATATAACAGTGGAAGACCCATCTGCAGACTTTCAGAGAATAAGAGACTATGTGGATGCCAAAAATTGTGAAACCTTGCCAGCCTTCCAACCTGCCAAGCTATATCAGGG GTTCTCACAAGAGATGGCAAACCAAGCATGTAGCAAGTTCAAGATCAACAAGAAGCAGGCGCGTCGTATTTACGAGATACTGCGgctaaaaaatactaacacTTCTGATAAAACTACATATTTGAACTACAGGCTAGATGTTAAGAACAGGCTAAATGCACCTTTCCAG AAAAAGAAGTTGGAAATGAAGAAGCTCCAGAAAGTTCTAGCGCCTGAAGAGTTTGCGGCGACAGTAACATCTAGCGGCGTCAGTGAGACTCAAGGCCGGCTGTGTGCGCTGTATGCGGCGCTGGAGCACGAGTACCGCCGCGTCATACACCGCATGGAACACGACTAG
- the msl-3 gene encoding protein male-specific lethal-3: protein MILRYVVENMVSTRGLRYKFSEGERVLCYEPDPTKAKVLYDSKVLEVIESKDKRGRRTVEYLIHFQGWNSSWDRCVSEDFVLKDTEENRQLQRDLAEKSQLQLGAYLYRRERKKGSSNNTGAGPAKRARHGFSDDGSSSSTQPDGGETVDTDSSSDTGSSTPPPNAHIGRAHINLPSALRDRLTFDYHLVVKRGLVSRLPATPSAAQVLESFVKWFARAGAWHPPRARHDPAQKPDLLDVSCRLNLVREVADGLRVYFDFVLRGHLLYKQEIDQYHEICGQFNENHEDDIQSNGDDEEHSQDDSSPAAAEEELRSPRLPEYAHLPPDPVLPDTERILTPVNHNEDSQKMETNDKNSSKNDVGNEENRENLNHSGGSAKPREGRSTRSGNVARRLRSHKSAVSQSENDEPAPSTSTGDPRTFETLSSSVGSSGSSLSECWARPAHTPAPVSTRTPLSLLFDKVAKWQIIPREGTEHLPCRVYGAIHLARLFVKLPDFLNATQMPDFKLKLILKHIDMFIQYLDEHSEWFGEMYYIADNVSRSH, encoded by the exons ATGATATTACGATACGTGGTTGAAAATATGGTATCAACACGTGGCCTTAGATATAAGTTTAGTGAGGGAGAACGAGTCTTATGTTACGAACCTGATCCGACAAAAGCCAAAGTTTTATATGATTCTAAg GTATTAGAGGTGATAGAGAGTAAGGATAAACGTGGACGACGCACTGTTGAGTACCTGATCCACTTCCAAGGGTGGAACTCCTCCTGGGACCGATGTGTCAGCgaggactttgttttgaaGGACACTGAAGAAAACCGCCAGTTGCAGAGGGACTTGGCTGAGAAATCACAATTGCAACT AGGTGCATACTTATACCGCCGTGAACGCAAGAAAGGCAGCAGTAACAACACGGGCGCCGGGCCGGCCAAGCGCGCACGCCATGGATTCAGTGATGACGGCTCTTCCAGCAGCACACAGCCTGATG gTGGCGAGACAGTAGACACGGACTCTTCCTCGGACACGGGGTCCAGCACGCCGCCGCCCAACGCACACATCGGCCGAGCGCACATCAACTTGCCCTCTGCACTCAG AGACCGGCTCACGTTCGACTACCACCTGGTGGTGAAGCGCGGCCTGGTGTCGCGGCTGCCGGCGACGCCGAGCGCGGCGCAGGTGCTGGAGTCGTTCGTGAAGTGGTTCGCGCGCGCGGGCGCCTGGCATCCGCCGCGCGCGCGACACGACCCCGCGCAGAAGCCCGACCTGCTCGACGTCTCCTGCAG GTTAAACTTAGTGAGAGAGGTGGCGGACGGCTTGCGAGTGTACTTCGACTTCGTATTGCGAGGCCATCTGCTGTACAAGCAAGAGATTGACCAGTACCACGAGATATGCGGACAGTTCAATGAAaa CCACGAAGATGACATACAATCGAACGGCGACGACGAAGAGCACTCGCAAGACGACAGCTCCCCCGCGGCGGCGGAGGAGGAGCTGAGGAGCCCGAGGCTGCCCGAGTACGCGCATCTGCCGCCCGACCCCGTGCTGCCCGACACCGAGCGCATCT TGACACCGGTAAATCATAACGAAGATAGTCAAAAAATGGAGACAAATGACAAGAACTCATCCAAGAATGACGTGGGAAACGAAGAGAACAGGGAGAACTTAAATCATTCGGGCGGCTCCGCCAAGCCTAGGGAGGGGCGCTCTACACGCAGTGGAAATGTGGCGAGACG GTTGCGGTCGCACAAGTCTGCGGTGTCGCAGTCGGAGAACGACGAGCCCGCGCCCTCCACCTCCACCGGCGACCCGCGCACATTCGAAACTCTCTCTTCCAG TGTGGGCAGCAGCGGCTCCTCCCTGAGCGAGTGCTGGGCGCGGCCGGCGCACACGCCCGCGCCCGTGTCCACCCGCACGCCGCTGTCGCTGCTGTTCGACAAG gtGGCGAAATGGCAAATTATTCCTCGAGAGGGCACCGAACACTTACCATGCCGGGTCTACGGCGCTATACACCTTGCCAGACTTTTTG taaaattACCAGACTTTCTAAACGCAACGCAGATGCCAGATTTCAAGTTAAAACTTATATTGAAACATATCGATATGTTTATTCA GTATTTGGACGAGCACAGCGAATGGTTCGGCGAGATGTACTACATAGCAGACAACGTGTCGCGGTCTCATTAA
- the Samtor gene encoding S-adenosylmethionine sensor upstream of mTORC1 has translation MASEEHKLLAEFLKEVHSSLRKSSLQYGAEEAWRKHCQNKDVLAKYAQCMQKLATKHWDVNYANDVTATSRISWATQMCCDYFFNKTYLKYRQKEIEIAEKLDISLSEQELFTTPLELIDVGSCYNPFRIYDFFKVFAIDLCPSNDSVLQCDFLQVPVGNTNIIKDNKAIQLKYNFFDVVTFCFLLEYLPSSEFRIRACEKAYDILKAGGLLIINTPDSKHVGANCKIMKCWRYTLACIGFTRIKYEKLKHMHCMAFRKAMNKDTAVRWATLCKEPYMTYSLNIPQDFQRDKDDKLLLAEEVEPSPDDFTELPFSI, from the coding sequence ATGGCCAGCGAGGAACATAAATTACTCGcggaatttttaaaagaagtTCACTCGTCTCTTCGTAAATCATCTTTACAATATGGAGCTGAGGAAGCATGGAGGAAGCATTGTCAAAATAAAGACGTTTTGGCAAAGTATGCTCAATGTATGCAGAAATTAGCAACAAAACACTGGGATGTAAATTATGCTAATGATGTGACAGCTACATCACGTATTTCGTGGGCTACACAAATGTGTTGCgactattttttcaataaaacttatCTCAAGTACAGgcaaaaagaaattgaaattgcGGAAAAACTAGACATTTCTTTAAGCGAGCAAGAGTTGTTCACAACACCATTAGAGCTTATAGATGTTGGTAGTTGTTACAACCCTTTCAGAATCTATGATTTTTTCAAAGTATTTGCTATTGATTTATGCCCGTCAAATGATTCAGTTTTACAATGTGACTTTCTACAGGTTCCTGTTGGAAataccaatattattaaagacaATAAAGCTattcaattgaaatataatttcttcgATGTAGTAACATTTTGTTTCCTCTTGGAGTACTTACCCAGTTCTGAATTTAGGATAAGAGCTTGTGAGAAAGCTTATGATATACTGAAAGCTGGTGGGCTCCTTATCATCAATACTCCAGATTCAAAACATGTTGGAGCAAATtgcaaaataatgaaatgttgGAGGTATACTTTAGCATGTATAGGATTTACAagaattaaatatgaaaagttAAAGCACATGCATTGTATGGCTTTTAGGAAGGCTATGAATAAGGATACTGCAGTACGATGGGCCACATTGTGTAAAGAACCATATATGACATATTCTCTGAACATACCACAAGACTTTCAAAGAGATAAAGATGACAAATTACTTTTAGCAGAAGAAGTGGAACCTTCTCCTGATGATTTCACTGAACttccattttcaatttaa
- the Kcmf1 gene encoding E3 ubiquitin-protein ligase Kcmf1 isoform X3 — protein sequence MNRHEGVSCDSCLKNNFRGRRYKCLICIDYDLCAACYESGATTNQHTTEHPMQCILSRSDFDLYYGGEALALEQPQAYTCPYCNRMGFTDTALMEHVTAEHADTTLAVVCPVCASMPGGEPNFVTDDFAGHLTLEHRTGPRDLISFLDEPSGIRHGGVRRMPHSGRGVSRPRRTNMQFSTSGGIASLSPSSRDAVVDPIAELLSQLSGVRRGPGQPGTPSQLQQLQMQLQLERQQATAARQQLERLPRRGCASSSGSAAGAAPAQQPPPVAAPAPDQPSAFLLQGFLGVTNSRAAEEASSRAALLRGLMLASLGRAPPPPPAQPAPPPAPPPPAHRAPPALPRAKPQPRTKLS from the exons ATGAATCGCCATGAAG GAGTCAGCTGTGATTcttgtttgaaaaataactttagaGGACGAAGATACAAGTGTTTAATTTGCATCGACTACGATTTATGCGCTGCATGCTACGAATCTGGCGCTACCACTAATCAACATACAACAGAGCATCCAATGCAATGTATTCTCTCAAGGAGTGACTTTG ATTTATACTATGGAGGTGAGGCACTGGCCTTGGAACAGCCTCAAGCATATACTTGCCCGTACTGCAACCGCATGGGGTTTACAGACACAGCTCTCATGGAACATGTCACTGCCGAGCATGCCGACACCACCCTGGCT gtGGTCTGCCCTGTATGCGCCTCAATGCCTGGAGGGGAACCAAATTTTGTGACTGATGACTTTGCTGGACATCTCACCCTGGAACACCGGACTGGACCCAGAGATTTAATATCATTTCT CGATGAGCCGAGCGGCATCCGGCACGGCGGCGTGCGCCGCATGCCGCACTCCGGCCGCGGCGTCAGTCGCCCAAGACGCACCAATATGCAGTTCAG CACGAGCGGCGGCATAGCCTCGCTGTCGCCGTCGTCGCGCGACGCGGTGGTGGACCCGATCGCGGAGTTGCTGTCGCAGCTGTCGGGTGTGCGGCGCGGGCCTGGCCAGCCCGGCACGCCCAGCCAGCTGCAGCAGCTGCAGATGCAGCTGCAGCTGGAGCGACAGCAGGCCACG GCGGCGCGGCAGCAGCTGGAGCGACTGCCGCGGCGCGGCTGCGCGTCGTCGTCGGGGagcgcggcgggcgcggcgccggcgcagcAGCCGCCGCCCGtcgccgcgcccgcgcccgacCAGCCCTCCGCCTTCCTGCTGCAGGGCTTCCTAG GAGTAACAAACAGCCGCGCGGCGGAGGAAGCCTCGTCGCGCGCGGCGCTGCTGCGCGGGCTGATGCTGGCGTCGCTGGGACGAGCGCCGCCGCCCCCTCCCGCGCagcccgcgccgccgcccgcgcctCCGCCCCCCGCGCACCGCGCACCGCCCGCCTTGCCCCGCGCTAAGCCGCAGCCGAGGACCAAA CTTAGCTGA
- the LOC128678303 gene encoding SAP domain-containing ribonucleoprotein produces the protein MADSTVADVSKMKVVELRKELKSRGLSYAGDKAELVARLQAAMSQDDQGDINLDWDLDSDGVLEDEDEKSQTDILDDPVTDNVSTDELALTEHSSPSKPIEEAKPQTQRTLKRKITMADKDKAEDKPIENKEAGSKKIVLNRSSSATSNVAQTVLEKTEESTEKSTSSESNKVKITADIDPKTRLELRAKRFGLPVKMSDAERKEARKQRFGQNTASAISVSGDTGTLSENLEKLKKRAERFGQSVSKIMTDIENKERIEKRKAKFGTVK, from the coding sequence atggcaGACTCCACTGTGGCAGATGTTAGTAAAATGAAGGTAGTTGAACTACGGAAGGAATTGAAATCTCGTGGACTGTCTTATGCAGGAGATAAAGCAGAATTGGTAGCCAGGCTCCAAGCGGCGATGTCCCAAGACGATCAAGGCGATATAAATTTAGATTGGGACCTCGACTCAGACGGAGTATTGGAAGATGAGGATGAAAAGAGTCAAACTGATATTCTTGATGATCCTGTTACTGACAACGTTTCTACTGACGAGTTAGCGTTGACAGAACATTCATCACCTTCAAAACCCATTGAAGAAGCAAAACCTCAAACCCAGCGTAcactgaaaagaaaaataacaatggcTGATAAAGATAAAGCTGAAGACAAGccaattgaaaataaagaagctggatccaaaaaaattgtactaaATAGATCTTCCTCTGCAACATCCAATGTGGCGCAGACTGTTTTGGAGAAAACTGAAGAATCTACAGAGAAATCCACCAGTTCTGAGAGTAATAAGGTTAAGATAACTGCTGACATAGATCCCAAAACGAGGCTAGAGTTACGAGCAAAAAGATTTGGTCTTCCTGTGAAGATGTCAGATGCAGAAAGGAAGGAAGCCAGGAAGCAGAGGTTTGGACAGAACACTGCTAGTGCTATTAGTGTCTCGGGTGATACTGGGACATTGTCCGAGAACCTTGAAAAGTTGAAGAAGAGAGCAGAACGCTTTGGACAATCTGTGTCCAAAATTATGACAGATATTGAAAATAAGGAACgtattgaaaaaagaaaagccAAGTTTGGAACTGTGAAGTAG